A window of Thalassophryne amazonica chromosome 21, fThaAma1.1, whole genome shotgun sequence contains these coding sequences:
- the LOC117502673 gene encoding microtubule-associated protein RP/EB family member 3-like produces MAVNVYATSVTVENLSRHDMLAWVNDILQLTYTKIEQLCTGAAYCQFMDMLFPGCILLKKVKFNSKLEHEYIHNFKVLQAAFKRMDVDKIIPVERLVKGKFQDNFEFLQWFKKFFDANYDGKEYDPVQSRQAQEGTPPPSNPGPIRTSPTAPKTVPSSQRQTNTSAVRRNTPVVRNGADAELMELNQQLLDLKLTVDGLEKERDFYFGKLRDIELICQEHENENSPVLSKIMDILYATEEGFAPPEDDEIDEGTRDQEF; encoded by the exons ATGGCGGTGAATGTCTACGCCACCTCTGTGACCGTAGAGAACCTGAGTCGTCATGACATGTTGGCATGGGTGAATGACATTCTACAGCTCACCTATACAAAGATAGAGCAGCTCTGTACAG GTGCTGCTTACTGCCAGTTCATGGACATGCTGTTTCCAGGCTGCATATTATTGAAGAAAGTGAAGTTCAATTCTAAATTGGAACATGAATATATCCATAATTTTAAAGTATTACAGGCTGCATTCAAGAGAATGGATGTGGACAAG ATCATCCCTGTGGAGAGGTTAGTAAAGGGGAAGTTCCAGGACAACTTTGAGTTCCTTCAGTGGTTCAAGAAGTTTTTTGATGCAAACTATGATGGGAAAGAATATGATCCTGTACAGTCACGGCAGGCCCAGGAGGGAACGCCACCTCCATCCAACCCAG GTCCGATTAGAACATCTCCCACAGCACCGAAGACTGTCCCCAGCTCACAGAGGCAGACCAACACTTCAGCAGTCCGCAGGAACACTCCCGTGGTCCGTAATGGGGCAGATGCTGAGCTCATGGAGCTCAACCAGCAG TTGCTGGATCTGAAGCTGACTGTGGATGGACTGGAGAAGGAGAGGGACTTCTACTTTGGAAAGTTGAGAGACATCGAGCTCATCTGCCAGGAACATGAAAATGAAAACAGCCCAGTCCTCAGCAAAATTATGGACATACTCTATGCTACAGAG GAGGGATTTGCACCGCCTGAGGATGATGAAATTGATGAAGGGACACGAGACCAGGAATTCTGA